A single genomic interval of Pyrus communis chromosome 5, drPyrComm1.1, whole genome shotgun sequence harbors:
- the LOC137734268 gene encoding uncharacterized protein, protein MIAICNHDSYFVQKKDAFGVTCLLPEQKIIVASLMLAYGVSTDQVDEIALMGKSTILESLMRFCSAIKSIYTVKYLRKPTEMDLQSILKKVEMRGFPGLIGSINCMHWTWKNYLSAWQGAYGDIKGAKSIILEAVASFDTWIWHAFFGVPRAQNDVNVLAQSPVFNDVLQGKAPRVSYWVNGHKYH, encoded by the coding sequence ATGATTGCTATTTGCAatcatgattcttactttgtgcaaaagaaggatGCTTTTGGTGTTACATGTCtccttcctgagcaaaaaattattgttgccTCGttgatgcttgcatatggagtatctacagaccaagtggatgagatagctctgatggggaaatcaaccattcttgagtccctaatgaggttttgctctgcaatcaAATCTATCTACACTGTAAAGTACCTTCGGAAACCTACTGAGATGGACTTGCAAAGTATTCTGAAGAAGGTCGAGATGCGAGGTTTTCCTGGGTTGATTGGAAGCATCAACTGTATGCATTGGACCTGGAAAAACTATCtaagtgcatggcaaggagcttatggggacataaaaggagcaaaaagtatcattttggaggcggtggcttcatttgatacatggatttggcacgctttttttggtgttccgaGGGCTCAAAATGACGTtaatgtccttgcccaatccccagtgttcaatgATGTCCTACAAGGAAAAGCACCAAGAGTCTCGTATTGGGTCAATGGACATAAGTATCACtag